One window of the Nicotiana tabacum cultivar K326 chromosome 4, ASM71507v2, whole genome shotgun sequence genome contains the following:
- the LOC142180068 gene encoding secreted RxLR effector protein 78-like translates to MLLTQEIIKDIRLRKKAGPNVVIQLDMMKAYDRLSWLFLTKVLRKMGFSERFIGLIFGIVSINWYSVLVNGQPHGFFKSTRGVKQGDPLSPSLFILVAEALSRGLNALHLNLYFCGFGLPKWSPKINHLAYADDTIIFSSSDATSLQLVIEVLYAYEVASG, encoded by the coding sequence ATGCTCCTTACTCAAGAAATAATCAAGGACATAAGACTGAGAAAAAAGGCAGGGCCTAATGTGGTGATACAGCTTGACATGATGAAAGCATACGATAGGCTGTCTTGGCTATTTCTCACTAAAGTCTTAAGGAAGATGGGGTTTTCTGAAAGGTTTATAGGATTGATCTTTGGTATTGTGTCTATTAATTGGTACTCAGTCCTTGTCAATGGACAACCACATGGATTCTTTAAATCAACTAGGGGTGTGAAACAAGGTGATCCTTTGTCACCTTCGCTATTCATTTTAGTAGCAGAAGCACTGTCTAGGGGGCTAAATGCACTGCACTTGAACTTGTACTTCTGTGGTTTTGGCTTGCCAAAGTGGAGTCCTAAGATCAATCACTTAGCATATGCAGATGACACAATTATATTTTCATCTTCAGATGCTACTTCATTACAATTAGTCATAGAGGTATTGTATGCTTATGAAGTAGCTTCTGGCTAG